The Drosophila innubila isolate TH190305 chromosome 3R unlocalized genomic scaffold, UK_Dinn_1.0 2_E_3R, whole genome shotgun sequence genome has a segment encoding these proteins:
- the LOC117789541 gene encoding transcription factor kayak, with protein MIGTEDMSTSTGMDISESFRAEDLSKTDFFDFVTAPDMGIGIGVGVGVGVGVGVGVDVGVGISLQQQQQQHHQQHTQQQHSHNHNHNHSQGHQPTTSQTPQQAVCGGGARTNNNNNNNSMTHDGGDSGGGGIVAVSNRNGSTSNGGDPTLQGYEFWHQDKDSSRLDSSSIFEDLDRYCWQQQPVTGSVNASSVRCSNQASPTSPHQQHQHQQQQHQQQHQQQHQQQQQQQPNASSSSSAAGSSSDTISSLDTTDGQIYTLTVLNGGEPWLKRAETEQLPSSLDLDSLLGSFPGYIKSEYPYDDSGFSTDGKDVIGSATDANGLSSISQTTTQQTHGQTLPSLVTAISIAGGVGVNDLGQQLAQFQNNNNDWHMADHNAEAVENTAESLLRSALQGKGYSKGIHMQNGLSLPVVKDDEMRRLLFSAEDAADALGFADSTLNTAQMFGDVASVANHGQHGVIVDDMFLSLENAFSDDFEKIKRIANEVQQFCSTPTPADYAGSGNGSTDVLMQISPTATATATATAATSTQLQPLSNAQQQQQTLSTPAQPLKPEVSTSTSAGSVARLGGVSKPKKQYKRSNSAASNNNNNNPNVANNNNSSSNNNSSNNTVLGVVIGGSSSSSGSASSSSNSPPANCSASGGSGSSAGSGGGQRKERSLHYCSICSKGFKDKYSVNVHIRTHTGEKPFACSLCGKSFRQKAHLAKHYQTHMTQKNNGNLIKGSSAKHQRSGSNAAANSAASLGQQRQLNAAVAVATPSLLNAGVAAHTPPGVLPPANGLLANR; from the exons ATGATTGGCACTGAGGACATGTCCACATCGACTGGCATGGATATAAGTGAATCCTTTCGTGCCGAGGATCTCTCGAAGACGGACTTCTTCGATTTTGTCACAGCGCCTGACATGGGCATTGGCATCGGAGTCGGagttggagtcggagtcggagtggGCGTAGGTGTCGATGTGGGCGTGGGCATTAgtctgcaacagcaacagcaacaacaccatcagcaacacacacaacaacaacacagtcacaatcacaatcacaatcacagcCAAGGACATCAGCCAACAACGTCACAAACACCACAGCAGGCAGTTTGCGGGGGAGGGGCGagaaccaacaacaacaacaacaacaacagcatgacACACGATGGCGGGGACAGCGGGGGTGGAGGGATCGTGGCAGTGAGCAATCGAAATGGCAGCACCAGCAATGGAGGAGATCCCACGTTACAGGGCTACGAG TTCTGGCACCAGGACAAGGACAGCAGTCGCCTTGACTCCAGCTCGATATTTGAGGATCTGGATCGTTACTGTTGGCAACAGCAACCGGTGACGGGGAGTGTGAATGCGAGCAGTGTGCGATGCAGCAATCAAGCGAGTCCCACATCTCCccatcagcaacatcaacaccagcaacagcaacaccaacagcaacaccaacagcaacaccaacagcagcaacagcaacaacccaATGCAAGCAGCTCATCGAGTGCGgcgggcagcagcagcgataCCATAAGTAGTCTGGACACAACCGATGGACAGATCTACACACTGACAGTATTAAATGGCGGCGAGCCTTGGCTGAAACGTGCCGAGACGGAACAGTTGCCCAGCTCCTTGGATCTGGACAGTTTGCTGGGCAGTTTTCCGGGCTACATCAAGTCGGAATATCCGTATGATGACAGTGGCTTCAGCACGGATGGCAAGGATGTGATTGGGAGTGCCACAGATGCCAATGGTCTCAGCAGCATAAGCCAAACCACAACACAACAGACACATGGACAGACGCTGCCTTCCTTGGTGACAGCCATTTCCATAGCGGGTGGCGTGGGGGTCAATGACCTGGGTCAGCAGTTGGCCCAGTttcagaacaacaacaacgattggCACATGGCCGATCACAATGCGGAGGCGGTTGAGAATACGGCGGAGTCTCTGCTGCGCAGTGCACTGCAGGGCAAAGGTTATTCCAAGGGCATACACATGCAGAACGGTCTCAGTTTGCCAGTGGTCAAGGATGACGAGATGCGTAGACTGCTCTTCAGCGCAGAAGACGCAGCCGATGCCTTGGGATTTGCCGACTCCACGCTGAATACGGCGCAAATGTTTGGCGATGTTGCCAGTGTGGCCAATCATGGCCAGCATGGCGTCATTGTGGATGACATGTTCCTGTCGCTGGAGAACGCCTTCAGCGATGACTTTGAGAAGATCAAGCGCATTGCCAATGAGGTGCAACAGTTTTGCAGCACGCCCACGCCAGCGGATTACGCCGGaagcggcaacggcagcacGGATGTGCTCATGCAAATCTCgccgacagcaacagcaacggcaacggcaacagcagcaacatcaacacaGCTGCAGCCCTTGAGCaatgcacagcagcaacaacaaacgttGTCGACGCCAGCACAACCCTTGAAACCGGAAGTGTCCACCTCAACGTCAGCtggcagtgttgccagacTGGGCGGCGTTAGCAAACCCAAAAAGCAATACAAACGCAGCAACAGcgctgccagcaacaacaacaacaacaatccaaatgtggccaacaacaacaacagtagcagcaacaacaatagcagcaacaacactgtGCTGGGCGTGGTCATTGGAGGCAGCTCCTCCTCCAGCGGCAGcgcgagcagcagcagcaacagtcccCCCGCCAACTGCTCGGCCAGCGGCGGATCCGGCAGCTCGGCTGGCTCCGGCGGCGGACAGCGCAAGGAGCGCTCCTTACACTACTGCTCCATCTGCTCCAAGGGCTTCAAGGATAAGTACTCCGTAAATGTGCACATACGAACACACACGGGCGAGAAGCCTTTTGCCTGCTCGCTCTGTGGCAAGAGTTTCCGCCAGAAGGCACATTTGGCCAAGCATTATCAGACCCACATGACCCAAAAGAACAATGGCAACCTAATCAAAGGCAGCTCGGCCAAGCATCAGCGAAGTGGCTCAAATGCCGCGGCCAATTCAGCGGCGAGTCTTGGCCAACAGCGGCAACTGAATGcggctgttgcagttgccacgCCCAGTTTATTAAATGCGGGCGTTGCTGCCCATACACCGCCTGGAGTCTTACCGCCCGCCAATGGACTGCTCGCCAAtcggtaa